In Buchnera aphidicola (Brachycaudus tragopogonis), the following are encoded in one genomic region:
- a CDS encoding riboflavin synthase subunit alpha encodes MFTGIVNGIGTVLSIKKKKKSNSYMVQIPFNLSKDLKIGASVAHNGCCLTIRLIDNNYIVCDAIEETLKNTNLAILNVGDKVNIERSVKYGDEIGGHIISGHIINTIQVSKVLNFDNNYVLWLKVNNMKLMKYIFYKGFICIDGISLTVGDIIKDEFSVHIIPQTLLSTTIKDKKNGSILNLEIDFYTKTIVDTTERLIQKRI; translated from the coding sequence ATGTTTACAGGTATTGTAAATGGAATTGGTACTGTTCTATCTATAAAAAAGAAAAAAAAAAGTAATAGTTACATGGTTCAAATCCCGTTTAATTTATCTAAAGATTTAAAAATAGGTGCTTCAGTAGCTCATAATGGATGTTGTTTAACCATAAGATTAATTGATAATAATTATATAGTATGTGATGCAATAGAAGAAACTTTAAAAAATACTAATTTAGCAATATTAAATGTTGGAGATAAGGTTAATATTGAAAGATCTGTAAAATATGGGGATGAAATTGGTGGACATATAATATCTGGTCACATTATTAATACAATTCAGGTTTCTAAAGTATTAAATTTTGATAATAATTATGTTTTATGGTTAAAAGTTAATAATATGAAATTAATGAAATATATTTTTTATAAAGGATTTATTTGCATTGATGGAATAAGCTTAACTGTTGGAGACATTATTAAGGATGAATTCTCTGTTCACATTATACCTCAAACTTTATTATCTACTACAATAAAAGACAAAAAAAATGGTAGTATACTGAATCTAGAGATTGATTTTTATACAAAAACAATCGTAGATACAACAGAACGTTTAATTCAAAAAAGAATATAA
- the rsxA gene encoding electron transport complex subunit RsxA has translation MKHYFLFFISNILIENFILVKFLGLCPFLGASSKIETAIGISFSTTFVVVVSSVLLWFVNFFILLPLNLVYLRIIAYMLIISVSVQFLEIILRSTSPILYRLLGIFLPLITTNCTVLAIPLFSLYLNYTLIESILYSISASCGFTLVMIIFSCIRERVVLSDIPRSFQGAPIILITVSLISVGFMGFKGLVRF, from the coding sequence ATGAAACATTATTTTTTATTTTTTATTTCTAATATATTAATTGAAAATTTTATTTTAGTAAAATTTTTAGGTTTATGTCCTTTTTTAGGGGCTTCGAGTAAAATAGAAACAGCTATTGGTATAAGTTTTTCAACTACTTTTGTTGTGGTAGTATCATCAGTATTATTATGGTTTGTTAATTTTTTTATTTTATTACCTCTCAATTTGGTTTATTTGAGAATCATTGCTTATATGTTAATTATTTCAGTGAGTGTGCAGTTTTTAGAAATAATATTGCGCAGCACCAGTCCTATTTTATACCGTTTACTAGGAATTTTTCTTCCTTTAATTACCACTAATTGTACGGTTTTGGCCATTCCACTATTTAGTTTATATTTAAATTATACGCTTATAGAATCTATTCTATATAGTATAAGTGCATCATGTGGATTTACTTTAGTAATGATTATTTTTTCTTGTATTCGCGAGCGTGTGGTATTATCTGATATTCCTCGTTCTTTTCAAGGTGCTCCTATTATTTTAATCACTGTGAGTCTAATTTCTGTTGGATTTATGGGATTTAAAGGTTTAGTGAGATTTTAA